Proteins encoded within one genomic window of Chlorobaculum sp. MV4-Y:
- a CDS encoding metal-sensitive transcriptional regulator, whose translation MNEECRMDDVIVRLKKVNGQVQALMRMIETGEECEKVVTQFQAAKAALDNTFSLVLNRNLKNCLNRQDSESVEKIIKLISKQ comes from the coding sequence ATGAACGAAGAGTGCCGGATGGACGATGTGATCGTCAGGCTCAAGAAGGTGAATGGCCAGGTGCAGGCATTGATGCGGATGATCGAAACCGGAGAGGAGTGCGAAAAGGTGGTGACCCAGTTCCAGGCGGCCAAGGCGGCGCTCGACAACACCTTTTCCCTTGTGCTGAACCGGAACCTGAAGAACTGCTTGAACCGGCAAGATTCAGAAAGCGTGGAAAAGATTATCAAACTCATATCGAAACAATAG
- a CDS encoding DUF1997 domain-containing protein, translating to MEVVGRSRAKAIIESHLNDSVVYFSDHVRILKCNPYCTGVTYLKEHGVYQWIFQVNDPRENPITAVFFVTQNEEHLDGSRTVPAGPVSDEERFPDSAVSGRCIQWVNAPKVPDVPLNEKNTFVGQANTRICLYHLEDRRTEVHFETDITLDFELSFPLNLMPEGILKFMTEAVMSKIMQQATESMLCQVQSDLCCTTAELDASGGKV from the coding sequence ATGGAGGTTGTAGGAAGAAGCAGAGCGAAAGCGATCATCGAGTCGCACCTGAACGATTCGGTGGTCTATTTCTCCGATCATGTCAGGATTCTCAAGTGTAATCCATATTGTACCGGTGTCACCTACCTGAAAGAGCACGGAGTCTATCAGTGGATTTTCCAGGTTAATGACCCGCGTGAAAATCCCATAACGGCGGTCTTTTTTGTGACGCAGAACGAGGAGCATCTCGACGGCTCGCGTACGGTTCCGGCAGGCCCGGTTTCGGATGAAGAGCGCTTTCCCGACTCTGCTGTTTCAGGTCGGTGTATCCAGTGGGTCAACGCTCCGAAGGTCCCCGATGTGCCGTTGAATGAGAAGAACACCTTTGTAGGACAGGCCAACACGAGGATTTGTCTCTACCATCTCGAAGACCGGCGTACCGAGGTTCATTTCGAAACCGACATCACGCTCGATTTTGAACTCTCCTTTCCGCTCAACCTCATGCCGGAAGGCATACTCAAATTCATGACCGAGGCGGTCATGTCCAAGATCATGCAGCAGGCCACCGAAAGTATGCTCTGCCAGGTACAGTCCGACCTGTGCTGTACCACCGCAGAACTGGACGCTTCGGGCGGCAAGGTCTGA
- a CDS encoding CBS domain-containing protein has product MDQLITLRTLPVSALMQKDYHTIKGSSTVAEALQLMKKTGESGLVVEPRNEDDCYGIVTEKDILEKVIDPGEDLHRDPWNTPVFQIMSKPIISINPSMRIKYALRLMKRTNVRRLTVMEGNKVIGVLNMTDVLRAVEELPAHDDHIAL; this is encoded by the coding sequence ATGGATCAGCTCATTACCTTAAGGACCTTGCCGGTTTCTGCCCTTATGCAGAAGGATTATCATACCATCAAGGGCAGTTCGACTGTTGCCGAAGCGTTGCAGCTCATGAAAAAGACCGGTGAGAGTGGTCTTGTGGTCGAGCCCCGCAACGAGGATGACTGCTATGGCATCGTGACCGAAAAGGACATTCTTGAAAAAGTGATCGATCCGGGAGAAGATCTGCACCGTGATCCCTGGAATACGCCGGTTTTCCAGATCATGAGCAAGCCGATCATCAGCATCAATCCGAGCATGAGGATCAAGTACGCGCTTCGTCTCATGAAACGTACCAATGTCCGCCGACTCACCGTCATGGAGGGCAACAAGGTCATCGGTGTGCTTAACATGACCGACGTCCTGCGCGCCGTTGAGGAACTTCCGGCACACGACGACCATATCGCCTTATAA
- a CDS encoding efflux RND transporter permease subunit encodes MNEGIAGRLAKQFINSKITPLLMLASLLVGIMATFMTPREEEPQIVVPMVDIYIPYPGATAAEVQERVAKPIERAVTEIKGVDYVYSTSMPDFALVTVRYKVGDSAEESMVKLWATLMKYMDKMPPGVQMPLIKKVSIDDVPVLNLTFWSKDKSPYELRRTAVSVADQLKQTENIGDIEIMGGLKRQIRVQLDKQKLAHFNITPLQIARQIQSTNSQMTSGDFKDLNENIVVKSGKFLQSKEDVGNIVVGIYGASPVTLNDVATITDGPEEVNNYTAFGWGVASGEKDKADYPAVTLAIAKKQGTDATALANKVMEKVKGMEGSVIPSDITVTETRNYGETASEKVFTLLEHLIMAVVAVTVVVGFFLGWRGALVVFMSVPITFALTLLVYFLLHYTLNRVTLFALIFVTGIVVDDSIIIAENIHRHFAMKRQPRLQAAITAISEVGNPTILATFTVIAAVLPMVFVSGLMGPYMSPMPIGASMAMIFSLLVALIATPWLSFRLLKSDEGHHEEYDIKKTGYYKLFDNILTPFIDSTFKTWLAFGVVGLMLVGAIAMVPLKMVEMKMLPFDNKNEFQVIIDMPEGTALEKTAQVAKEISGYLKTVPEVKSSQYYVGVNAPINFNGLVRHYYLRRGDNMADVQVNLVHKSERSAQSHDIAKRVRPGVQEIAEKYGANAKIVEIPPGPPVLSTIVAEIYGPDQASRIALAKEVKKAFASTPGVVDVDWMVEADQKVYDLVINKERAAFRGVTPEQIAQTLRMSLAGVDVGIVHLPDELEPVTIQLRLPKADRTSLKDLSNIFVQSQGMNSLTTRLRPGMQIPLSELVTVKEKIQDKSLFRKDLKDVVYVTADVAGVTESPVYAMLELDKKIEAIKVPGGYKVSPLYTAPPKTEDKLAVKWDGEWQITYEVFRDLGTAFAVVLVIIYMLIIGWFQSFKTPLIMMISIPLSLVGIIPGHFIHHAFFTATSMIGMIALSGIMVRNSVLLIDFIQIRREDGIALKEAVIESAAVRTRPIILTSGAVVIGSIVMLFDPIFQGLAISLIWGGVLSTILTLVVVPLVYYLSEKKGEKKRLENMKSA; translated from the coding sequence ATGAATGAAGGTATAGCCGGCAGGCTTGCAAAGCAGTTTATCAACTCGAAGATAACGCCGCTACTCATGCTGGCCTCTCTTCTGGTCGGCATCATGGCGACGTTCATGACTCCGCGCGAAGAGGAGCCGCAGATCGTCGTGCCGATGGTCGATATTTACATCCCCTATCCCGGCGCGACCGCTGCCGAGGTTCAGGAGCGCGTGGCCAAGCCTATCGAGCGCGCCGTGACCGAAATCAAGGGAGTCGATTACGTCTATTCGACCTCGATGCCCGATTTCGCCCTCGTCACTGTTCGCTACAAGGTTGGCGACAGCGCCGAGGAGAGCATGGTCAAGCTCTGGGCCACCCTGATGAAGTACATGGACAAGATGCCGCCCGGCGTGCAGATGCCCCTCATCAAGAAGGTCTCCATCGACGACGTGCCGGTGCTTAACCTCACCTTCTGGAGCAAGGACAAGAGTCCGTACGAGCTTCGCCGCACCGCCGTCAGCGTGGCTGACCAGCTCAAGCAGACCGAGAATATCGGCGATATAGAGATCATGGGCGGCCTGAAGCGTCAGATCAGGGTGCAGCTCGACAAGCAGAAGCTTGCGCACTTCAACATCACGCCGCTGCAGATCGCCCGCCAGATCCAGAGCACCAACAGCCAGATGACTTCGGGTGATTTCAAGGACCTGAACGAAAATATCGTCGTCAAGTCGGGCAAATTCCTGCAAAGCAAGGAGGATGTGGGCAACATCGTGGTTGGCATTTACGGCGCTTCGCCCGTGACACTGAACGATGTGGCCACCATCACCGACGGCCCGGAAGAGGTGAACAACTATACCGCATTCGGCTGGGGCGTAGCCTCCGGCGAAAAAGACAAGGCAGACTATCCCGCCGTGACCCTCGCGATCGCCAAGAAGCAGGGCACCGACGCGACAGCGCTGGCTAACAAGGTCATGGAGAAGGTCAAGGGCATGGAAGGATCGGTCATTCCGTCAGACATAACCGTCACCGAGACGAGGAACTATGGCGAGACCGCATCCGAAAAGGTATTTACCCTGCTTGAGCACCTCATCATGGCGGTTGTCGCCGTGACGGTCGTCGTGGGTTTTTTCCTCGGCTGGCGCGGCGCGCTTGTGGTTTTCATGTCGGTGCCGATCACCTTCGCGCTTACCCTGCTGGTTTACTTCCTCTTGCACTACACGCTCAACAGGGTGACGCTCTTCGCGCTCATCTTCGTGACCGGCATCGTAGTCGATGACTCGATCATCATCGCCGAGAACATTCACCGCCACTTTGCCATGAAGCGCCAGCCGCGCCTCCAGGCGGCGATCACGGCCATCAGCGAAGTCGGCAACCCGACCATTCTGGCCACCTTCACCGTCATCGCGGCGGTGCTGCCGATGGTCTTCGTCTCCGGCCTGATGGGCCCCTACATGAGTCCGATGCCGATCGGCGCTTCGATGGCGATGATCTTCTCGCTCTTGGTCGCCCTGATCGCAACGCCGTGGCTCTCGTTCCGCCTGCTGAAGTCGGACGAAGGGCACCACGAGGAGTACGACATCAAAAAGACCGGTTACTACAAACTGTTCGACAATATCCTGACTCCCTTCATCGACAGCACTTTCAAGACCTGGCTCGCTTTTGGCGTGGTGGGTCTGATGCTGGTGGGCGCTATCGCCATGGTGCCGCTCAAGATGGTGGAGATGAAGATGCTGCCGTTCGACAACAAGAACGAGTTCCAGGTCATCATCGACATGCCCGAAGGCACGGCGCTCGAAAAAACCGCGCAGGTGGCCAAGGAGATTTCCGGTTACCTGAAAACCGTGCCGGAGGTCAAGAGCAGCCAGTACTATGTTGGCGTCAACGCGCCGATCAACTTCAACGGTCTGGTGCGCCACTACTATCTGAGGCGTGGCGACAACATGGCCGACGTCCAGGTGAACCTAGTGCACAAGAGCGAGCGCAGCGCGCAGAGCCACGACATCGCCAAGCGCGTGCGCCCAGGCGTGCAGGAGATCGCCGAAAAGTACGGCGCGAACGCCAAGATCGTCGAGATTCCGCCAGGCCCGCCGGTGCTTTCGACTATCGTCGCCGAGATTTACGGTCCCGACCAGGCCTCGCGAATCGCCCTGGCCAAGGAGGTCAAGAAGGCGTTCGCTTCGACTCCGGGCGTGGTTGACGTTGACTGGATGGTCGAGGCCGACCAGAAGGTTTACGACCTGGTTATCAACAAGGAGCGTGCCGCTTTCCGTGGCGTGACTCCCGAGCAGATCGCCCAGACCCTGCGCATGTCGCTGGCCGGCGTCGATGTGGGCATCGTGCACCTGCCGGATGAACTCGAACCGGTCACGATCCAGCTTCGCCTGCCGAAGGCCGACCGCACTTCGCTGAAGGATTTGTCCAACATCTTCGTGCAGTCGCAGGGGATGAACTCTCTGACCACGCGCCTTCGCCCGGGAATGCAGATTCCGCTCTCCGAGCTGGTGACCGTCAAGGAGAAAATTCAGGACAAGAGCCTCTTCCGCAAGGATTTGAAGGATGTGGTTTACGTGACTGCCGACGTGGCTGGCGTGACCGAAAGCCCGGTCTATGCGATGCTCGAACTCGACAAGAAGATCGAGGCAATCAAAGTGCCCGGTGGCTACAAGGTCAGCCCGCTCTACACCGCGCCGCCCAAGACCGAGGATAAGCTCGCAGTGAAGTGGGATGGCGAGTGGCAGATCACCTACGAGGTGTTCCGCGATCTCGGCACGGCATTCGCGGTGGTGCTGGTCATCATCTACATGCTGATTATCGGCTGGTTCCAGTCGTTCAAGACGCCGCTTATCATGATGATCTCGATTCCGCTGAGTCTGGTGGGCATCATTCCCGGCCACTTCATCCACCACGCTTTCTTCACGGCCACGAGCATGATCGGCATGATCGCTCTTTCCGGCATCATGGTCAGGAACTCCGTGCTCCTGATTGACTTCATCCAGATTCGCAGGGAGGATGGGATCGCTCTGAAAGAGGCGGTCATCGAGTCGGCGGCCGTTCGTACCCGCCCGATCATTCTGACTTCCGGCGCGGTGGTGATCGGTTCGATTGTGATGCTCTTCGATCCTATCTTTCAGGGCTTGGCCATCTCGCTCATCTGGGGCGGCGTGCTCTCGACCATTCTGACGCTCGTGGTTGTGCCACTGGTCTACTACCTGAGCGAAAAGAAGGGCGAGAAAAAGAGGCTCGAAAACATGAAGTCGGCATAA
- a CDS encoding hydroxyacylglutathione hydrolase family protein, with translation MKVQVEQIRTGGDRNFGYLCADEATGEVFAVDPSNSPKSLVDAAARKGWQLVRAFCTHGHADHTNGNAEFEHLTGIRVLLFGDRDARSGIEVAHGARFPLGEGSILIIHTPGHTPDSICLLAGNALFTGDTLFVGKVGGTWSEADARLEYRSLQERMMVLPPDTNVFPGHDYGTAPVSTIGHEKTTNPFLLQADEESFIDLKNNWPAYKKAHGIS, from the coding sequence ATGAAGGTCCAGGTAGAGCAGATCAGGACGGGCGGAGATCGCAACTTCGGCTATCTCTGCGCGGACGAGGCGACGGGCGAGGTCTTCGCGGTCGATCCCTCGAACTCGCCGAAATCGCTCGTCGATGCCGCCGCCCGAAAGGGGTGGCAGCTCGTGCGTGCCTTCTGCACCCACGGACACGCCGACCACACCAACGGCAATGCTGAGTTCGAGCACCTTACCGGTATCCGGGTGCTGCTTTTCGGCGACCGCGACGCCCGTTCCGGCATCGAGGTCGCCCACGGAGCGCGTTTTCCGCTTGGCGAGGGTAGCATCTTGATTATCCACACTCCCGGTCACACGCCGGACTCGATCTGTCTTCTGGCCGGAAATGCGCTCTTTACCGGCGACACGCTCTTTGTGGGCAAGGTCGGCGGCACCTGGAGCGAGGCAGACGCCCGGTTGGAGTACCGTTCGCTGCAAGAGCGAATGATGGTGCTGCCGCCTGATACGAATGTATTTCCCGGTCATGATTATGGCACGGCGCCAGTTTCAACCATCGGTCATGAAAAAACTACGAATCCCTTTTTGCTTCAGGCCGATGAGGAATCGTTCATTGACCTGAAAAATAACTGGCCTGCCTACAAAAAAGCACACGGAATCAGCTGA
- a CDS encoding TolC family protein: MTKKATRTFFALLVAGFATCSQADAATMRLSLDDALKMARERNTMLKAQRAKNDQADARIVQSKQAYLPKVTLSETVMHSNDPGAVLVGKLQQEIAYYNFNVNPPDFGDFALDKLNHPSAITDFHTSLQVQQPIYNRDAIIGGKMAKSARKAQGFMTDRAVENIDLNVKKAFYGLILAKKNLDATEQSIRIMQGYSSEAARGYAAGLVTKSDKLSTEVRLAELRDQKLQIQDAIKNAQDALRTMLALGPDDTVQPVGDLKVDVKLPALVAKANSDGRSDLKALEAFQEVAGYQHDMARAQYLPRVNAFAQQNWHDNSFLGTEGSSWTVGLNVQWNIFDGMATKGKVQEAKAQALEAQYNYQAAKEQSEMEIDMARRALVTSRERVALTQKSLEAAKVSFDFIGEQFRTGMAMTFELLMREQAWTWAKMRLNQAKYDYCIAKSELEYYSAR; encoded by the coding sequence ATGACCAAGAAGGCAACCAGAACGTTTTTCGCCCTGCTCGTAGCGGGTTTTGCCACCTGTTCGCAGGCCGATGCGGCCACCATGAGGCTCTCGCTCGACGACGCGCTGAAGATGGCTCGCGAGCGGAACACCATGCTCAAGGCGCAGCGCGCCAAAAATGACCAGGCCGATGCACGCATCGTGCAGAGCAAGCAGGCCTACCTGCCGAAGGTGACGCTCTCCGAAACAGTCATGCACTCCAACGATCCCGGTGCGGTGCTGGTGGGCAAGCTCCAGCAGGAGATCGCCTACTACAATTTTAATGTTAATCCTCCCGATTTTGGTGACTTTGCGCTCGACAAGCTCAACCATCCGTCGGCCATCACTGATTTTCACACGAGCCTCCAGGTGCAGCAGCCGATCTACAACCGCGACGCCATCATAGGCGGCAAGATGGCCAAAAGCGCAAGAAAGGCGCAGGGCTTCATGACCGACCGCGCAGTGGAGAATATTGACCTGAATGTCAAGAAAGCTTTTTATGGCCTCATTCTCGCCAAGAAGAACCTCGATGCCACCGAGCAGTCGATCCGCATCATGCAAGGCTACAGCAGCGAAGCCGCCCGCGGTTACGCCGCCGGTCTGGTGACCAAGTCCGACAAGCTCTCCACCGAGGTGCGTCTCGCCGAGTTGCGTGATCAGAAACTCCAGATTCAGGACGCCATAAAGAACGCCCAGGATGCTCTTCGCACGATGCTGGCTCTTGGCCCGGACGACACCGTTCAGCCGGTCGGAGACCTGAAAGTCGACGTGAAGCTTCCAGCTTTGGTTGCAAAGGCAAATTCCGACGGGCGCAGCGATCTCAAGGCGCTCGAAGCTTTTCAGGAGGTCGCCGGTTATCAGCACGACATGGCTCGTGCACAGTACCTGCCGAGGGTGAACGCTTTCGCCCAGCAGAACTGGCACGACAACAGCTTTCTCGGTACCGAGGGGTCGAGCTGGACGGTTGGCCTGAATGTGCAGTGGAACATCTTCGACGGCATGGCCACCAAAGGCAAGGTGCAGGAGGCCAAAGCCCAGGCGCTTGAGGCGCAGTACAACTACCAGGCGGCCAAGGAGCAGAGCGAGATGGAGATCGACATGGCCCGCCGTGCGCTGGTCACCTCCCGCGAGCGTGTCGCTTTGACGCAGAAATCGCTCGAAGCAGCAAAGGTCAGTTTTGACTTCATCGGCGAGCAGTTCAGAACCGGTATGGCGATGACCTTCGAGCTCCTGATGCGCGAACAGGCATGGACCTGGGCGAAGATGCGCCTCAACCAGGCGAAGTATGATTACTGCATCGCCAAAAGCGAGCTGGAATATTACAGCGCCCGTTGA